A genomic region of Streptomyces sp. NBC_00247 contains the following coding sequences:
- a CDS encoding TRADD-N-associated membrane domain-containing protein, which produces MMRDSANTTEVRQEVSNGQIVNVQLGTNTTVHTPSDGHPTLAEQRQEFFFDFLKHSLKQAEWTFRLSVWFMAGGAAIILTAAVLGLVHAGNPDLSYLPIVTFLTGALITGGGGALAVHARRARAHVTEQADRMDVKIDLDHKMETATTFIDRVDDPAVRDRLNSAAAMKALDMQSTPEVMVDRLLPERDSRPPGEIEPGGAAR; this is translated from the coding sequence ATGATGCGGGACAGTGCCAACACCACCGAGGTGCGCCAAGAGGTCTCGAACGGTCAGATCGTCAACGTACAGCTGGGCACCAACACAACGGTCCACACCCCCAGCGATGGCCACCCCACCCTGGCTGAACAGCGGCAGGAATTCTTCTTCGACTTCTTGAAGCACTCGCTCAAGCAGGCCGAGTGGACGTTCCGGCTGAGCGTGTGGTTCATGGCTGGTGGCGCGGCCATCATTCTGACTGCGGCCGTCCTTGGCCTGGTGCACGCCGGAAACCCGGACCTCAGTTACCTTCCGATCGTGACGTTCCTGACGGGCGCACTGATCACGGGCGGCGGCGGCGCGCTGGCGGTTCACGCTCGGCGGGCCAGGGCTCACGTCACAGAGCAGGCCGACCGGATGGACGTCAAGATCGACCTGGACCACAAGATGGAGACAGCCACCACCTTCATCGATCGCGTCGACGATCCGGCCGTGCGTGATCGGCTCAACTCGGCCGCTGCCATGAAGGCGCTCGACATGCAGTCGACTCCCGAGGTGATGGTCGACCGTCTCTTGCCCGAGCGGGACAGCCGCCCGCCGGGCGAGATCGAGCCCGGCGGCGCAGCCCGCTGA